A portion of the Vespula vulgaris chromosome 14, iyVesVulg1.1, whole genome shotgun sequence genome contains these proteins:
- the LOC127069166 gene encoding ubiquitin-conjugating enzyme E2-22 kDa isoform X1 yields MANIAAQRIKREFKEVIKSEEVAKCAIKVELVNDSFTELKGEIAGPPDTPYEGGNFVLEIKVPETYPFNPPKVRFITKIWHPNISSVTGAICLDILKDQWAAAMTLRTVLLSLQALLSAAEPDDPQDAVVAKQYKEQPDMFRQTAKHWTFVYAGGPAKMPELDEKIRRLTDMGIEEHNARVALSSYNWDLERATEQLFS; encoded by the exons ATGGCGAACATCGCGGCGCAGCGAATCAAACGGGAATTCAAAGAGGTTATAAAGAGCGAGGAG GTTGCAAAGTGTGCTATTAAAGTCGAGTTGGTAAATGATAGCTTCACTGAATTAAAAGGTGAAATAGCTGGGCCACCAGATACACCTTATGAGGGAGGTAATTTTGTACTTGAAATCAAAGTACCTGAGACGTATCCCTTCAATCCTCCTAAA gttcgttttataacaaaaatatggCATCCCAACATATCTTCGGTCACTGGTGCTATTTGTCTGGACATATTAAAAGATCAATg GGCAGCCGCAATGACTTTACGAACAGTATTGCTGTCATTACAAGCCTTGTTATCTGCAGCAGAACCGGATGATCCTCAGGATGCAGTAGTAGCTAAACAATATAAAGAGCAGCCTGACATGTTTCGTCAAACTGCTAAACATTGGACATTTGTATATGCGGGtg GACCCGCAAAGATGCCTGAGCtagatgaaaaaataagaagattaaCAGATATGGGGATTGAAGAACATAATGCAAGAGTTGCTCTTTCCTCATATAATTGGGATTTGGAACGTGCCACTGAGCAGCTCTTCAGTTAG
- the LOC127069161 gene encoding E3 ubiquitin-protein ligase RFWD3-like — protein sequence MEEDMEYSEEEESEERNLIPERLPSPIENVSEENVSEENVLPSNNEQNDSSTDTVTDSLINEPVTKCQKVSVTEESSADNNNENTDDSDQSCPICMELWTTTGEHRLCCLRCGHLFGRSCLLRWLQVSCTSSNRRCPQCNRKAAVKDIRMLYAKKLVCIDTSELEIMKNQLSTVTAEKNRIEIELSKSNLRQKLYEQQLTTMKNRITELQNQLSTTKSDFNRCQSVSANTSTKFHLEHSLEICKEDGCRVLDYNHWYGLLAVSQKSGNPLFTGYGVKKIDVENFVPRQFLFLHSQAIRDISFHPSQQSILLSVGFDKSAKLIDIQNNTIMHSYTTDFTLWSCCWSGDDSNIFFAGAQNGSIIQFDIRQTSSPVGLLESLNDRSPVISLATVPAYAECGISRGGFIACRLNSCNAYELKESTYIPKEINLQGPFVSVRYDKKNNHALISCRPNERLPQARHIVCSIEKGNDEMVLCNIVHTFNAGNSQRLLSRPCHISVENDTLIAVHQESINSIPFWSISTGNQVHTLPVSDPIIDMCSFKINDNVYLATLSARKLRMYKHNSL from the exons atggaagaagataTGGAATACA gtgaagaagaagaatcagaGGAGAGAAATCTTATTCCTGAAAGACTCCCTTCGCCTATTGAAAATGTATCTGAAGAAAATGTGTCTGAAGAAAATGTATTACCATCTAATAATGAACAAAATGATTCAAGTACTGACACTGTTACTGATAGTTTAATTAATGAGCCAGTTacaaaat GTCAAAAAGTCTCTGTGACAGAAGAATCTTCggcagataataataatgagaataCGGATGATTCTGATCAATCTTGTCCAATTTGTATGGAATTATGGACAACAACTGGAGAACATCGCTTGTGCTGCTTACGTTGTGGACATTTGTTTGGCCGTAGTTGCCTTTTAAGGTGGTTACAGGTTTCTTGTACATCTTCAAATCGAAGATGTCCACAATGTAATAGAAAAGCTGCTGTAAAAGACATTAGAATGTTATATGCTAAAAAATTGGTATGCATTGATACCTCTGaattagaaataatgaaaaatcaattatcaaCTGTCACAgcagaaaaaaatcgtatcgAAATAGAATTATCGAAAAGCAATCTTCGACAAAAGTTATATGAGCAACAATTGACTACTATGAAAAATCGTATTACTGAGCTACAAAATCAACTCTCCACTACAAAAAGTGATTTTAATCGCTGTCAAAGTGTGTCAGCAAACACAAGTACAAAATTTCATCTTGAACATTCTTTAGAGATCTGTAAAGAAGATGGATGCCGTGTATTAGATTATAATCATTGGTATGGATTATTGGCTGTATCACAAAAATCAGGAAATCCCTTATTTACAGGATATggtgtaaaaaaaatagatgtcGAAAACTTTGTACCaagacaatttctttttcttcattctcaaGCTATAAGAGACATTAGTTTCCATCCCTCACAACAATCTATACTTCTAAGTGTTGGCTTTGACAAAAGTGctaaattaattgatattcaaAACAACACTATAATGCATTCATATACAACAGATTTTACATTATGGAGTTGCTGCTGGTCAGGTGATGattctaatatcttttttgctGGTGCTCAAAATGGATCGATAATTCAATTTGATATTAGACAAACATCAAGTCCTGTTGGTCTTCTAGAAAGTCTTAATGACAGATCACCTGTTATTTCTTTAGCAACAGTACCTGCATATGCAGAATGTGGAATTAGTAGAGGTGGATTTATAGCGTGTCGTTTAAACAGTTGTAACGCGTACGAGCTAAAGGaatctacatatataccaaaagaaataaatttacaaggTCCTTTTGTTTCTGTAcgttatgataaaaaaaataatcatgcTCTTATATCTTGTCGACCTAACGAACGACTACCTCAAGCAAGACATATTGTATGTTCtattgaaaaaggaaatgatgAAATGGTTTTATGCAatattgtacatacatttaaTGCTGGAAATTCTCAACGACTTTTATCACGTCCTTGTCATATATCTGTAGAAAACGACACGCTAATTGCAGTCCATCAAGAATCTATTAATAGCATTCCATTTTGGAGTATATCAACTGGTAATCAAGTTCACACACTTCCAGTATCTGATCCGATCATAGATATGTgttctttcaaaattaatgACAATGTATATTTAGCAACTCTTTCTGCAAGAAAACTTAGAATGTACAAACATAACTCCTTGTGA
- the LOC127069193 gene encoding uncharacterized protein LOC127069193, translated as MKTRRLCALNQLHSPKNSTTSVLIHGSDTFSGKSNKKLFDIKRRRLQRGKLQKSNGEHGDIPSLKRDTFASLESLFDIKKPLYLSKLNFVQIQHYKEHLIFETHKVEKHFTGDSILKTTELYPKVFLDISKQKINEENSFPNNTSEESGEPNVNSITVISHLIEKDLLNNIVAQENQTNTKMADEVLQEEEENIKETEVEDTEQEALKEEDDEFFPPSYPIPSGAGEGVPVEVGRRRESMLSSSPLTEESVMDELKTADERCNIVAGEIKKLKEEMVELTNKKELTDDDTILIQKKQEDLMLKLAEFEQMTRKLQRLLGLTDPTSETFSRMFGLLPYPHTKSIEGAGEEIEIPVAEKVEDVKEKLEPTISPVIEDHFDLPQPEYEEDKLPRVIVCGYTEDEMPKIVIADGDRGGKKECLQNLTGKLTESLTMQEKLVKENAQLEGGKYKLEEALLEKDTAVECLQRKVCGLQAEIRLIMKENTDLNRRLACLNQRVTTSTCCYTCPERRSSCSPPVVSPLPAYSQVTSSVQDHGCCQCKYCVTYDSPVQSPTSVCVNPYSNKTSNDCGSSRLAGGASRTGNCILSTSSSQIEEMCFRSPTVCTKPEPTPRGVCPAELENKFAVYGNNTKQLAQQLGSMECEVRNMQIELANVQRERQQLEQQRKLLKCSGPCAPCACCPAPPPCPGLSQGLPPSMISNYVPNVSLPSTMSPSGNGTISPMPISKAQISQQSTSAMCTGTCITAPMGASTCPQQQLRDLREQYARLQDDYKNKLCEVSCLRTDTEKLKQEVRDSNEEKERTEIKLIDAQERLKSLEAEREKFEGQKELMVEQEQALLMAKQRFRKAQDELEELRSLIQDQAAQLEDYRNKYLQAQQQVEEQRRQLDLMEMDNARMNENVTLEIGRVKNQFQEKLAELAPLPDILKQTQMKLQEAQQMRLVAERNCEDLSRELLGCKDKIQTLQSQLDVLRNEHQALQEERGHGTGRFDELEKKNAELRHDNERMRNTLARFEEHEAQLQKRIDEKMHEITQLTAMLEQVREDSARQVARTKERCDTIRRTMQGQIAEMERQLAQCRATARAAQKDRDEIRQKMQSQINNLNEAFEQAQGRIRSLQGHVNYLKTSYSNIFKGQGESPVGLPGDGALGTGYDSCDCNY; from the exons ATGAag ACGCGACGACTGTGTGCATTGAATCAATTACATTCTCCAAAAAATTCCACAACATCCGTTCTCATTCACGGATCTGATACTTTTTCtggaaaaagtaataaaaaattgtttgataTCAAACGCCGACGTTTACAACGTGGAAAACTTCAAAAGAGTAATGGGGAACATGGAGACATTCCATCCTTAAAAAGAGATACATTTGCATCTTTAGAAtctttatttgatataaagaAACCTTTATATctatcgaaattaaattttgttcagATTCAACATTATAAAGAACATCTCATCTTTGAAACTCACAAGGTCGAAAAACATTTCACCGGagattcgatattaaaaactaCTGAATTATATCCGAAAGTATTTCTCGATATTTCAAAGCAg aaaatcaacgaagaaaattcttttccgaATAATACATCAGAAGAAAGTGGGGAACCAAACGTAAATTCAATAACAGTAATAAGTCATTTAATTGAAAAGGATTTGTTGAA tAACATTGTCGCGCAGGAAAATCAGACAAACACAAAAATGGCGGACGAAGTATtgcaagaagaagaggagaatatTAAAGAAACGGAAGTTGAAGACACGGAGCAAGAAGCATTGAAAGAGGAGGACGATGAATTTTTTCCACCTTCTTATCCGATACCATCTGGTGCTGGCGAGG gtGTACCCGTCGAAGTTGGTAGACGTCGAGAATCCATGTTAAGTTCTTCACCTTTAACAGAAGAATCTGTGATGGACGAATTAAAAACAGCAGATGAAAGATGTAATATAGTTGCAggcgagataaaaaaattaaaagaagaaatggttGAGCTTACCAAT aaaaaagaattgacaGATGATGATACAATACTGATTCAAAAGAAGCAAGAGGatttaatgttaaaattaGCTGAGTTTGAGCAAATGACACGGAAATTACAGAGACTATTAGGATTAACTGATCCTACTAGCGAAACATTTTCAAGAATGTTCGGTTTGTTACCGTATCCTCATACAAAATCAATCGAG ggtGCTGgcgaagagatagaaattcCAGTGGCTGAAAAAGTCGAAGATGTTAAAGAGAAACTTGAGCCGACTATATCGCCGGTAATAGAAGATCATTTTGATTTACCTCAACCAGAATATGAAGAAGATAA aCTTCCAAGAGTAATCGTCTGTGGTTACACAGAAGACGAAATGCCAAAAATCGTGATAGCGGATGGTGAtcgaggaggaaagaaagaatgtttGCAAAATTTAACAGGAAAATTGACCGAGTCATTGACAATGCAAGAGAAATTAGTTAAAGAGAATGCACAACTCGAGGGTGGAAA ATACAAATTGGAGGAAGCACTATTGGAAAAAGATACAGCTGTGGAGTGTCTTCAACGGAAGGTATGCGGCTTGCAAGCTGAAATACGTTTAATAATGAAGGAGAATACGGATTTAAATCGTCGATTGGCTTGTTTAAATCAACGTGTCACTACTTCTACTTGCTGTTACACATGTCCAGAACGTAGATCATCTTGTTCACCGCCAGTGGTCTCACCTTTGCCAGCGTATTCGCAAGTAACTTCCTCCGTTCAAGATCACGGTTGTTGCCAGTGCAAATATTGCGTCACATATGACAGTCCCGTTCAGTCACCAACCTCTGTATgcg taaaCCCATACAGCAATAAAACGTCGAACGATTGTG gCTCATCGAGATTAGCAGGTGGTGCATCGAGAACAGGCAATTGTATATTGAGTACAAGTTCATCTCAAATCGAAGAGATGTGTTTCCGTAGTCCAACAGTTTGTACAAAACCTGAGCCAACACCCAGAGGTGTTTGCCCGGCTGAATTGGAAAATAAGTTCGCTGTTTATGGGAACAATACCAAACAATTG GCACAACAATTAGGTAGTATGGAATGTGAAGTACGAAATATGCAGATAGAACTAGCAAATGTTCAACGAGAACGTCAACAACTCGAGCAACAACGCAAATTGCTTAAATGTTCCGGACCCTGTGCACCATGTGCTTGTTGCCCTGCTCCACCACCTTGTCCGGGTCTTTCACAAGGTCTCCCACCTTCGATGATTTCAAATTATGTTCCAAATGTTTCATTACCTTCCACGATGTCACCATCTGGAAATGGAACCATTTCACCTATGCCTATTTCAAAG GCGCAGATCAGTCAACAATCCACGTCTGCTATGTGTACTGGGACCTGTATAACAGCACCTATG gGTGCAAGCACTTGTCCTCAACAACAACTACGTGATTTGCGAGAACAATACGCACGTCTTCAAGATGACTACAAGAATAAATTATGCGAGGTATCTTGTTTACGAACTGATacggaaaaattaaaacaagaaGTTCGAGATTCAaacgaggaaaaggagaggacggaaataaaattgatagatGCACAGGAACGTTTGAAATCTTTAGAAgccgaaagagagaaattcgaag GACAAAAAGAGTTGATGGTAGAGCAAGAGCAAGCCTTGTTAATGGCCAAGCAACGTTTCAGAAAAGCGCAAGACGAATTAGAAGAACTTCGATCATTAATTCAAGATCAAGCTGCTCAACTGGAGGATTAtcgcaataaatatttacaa GCTCAGCAACAGGTGGAAGAACAACGTCGGCAACTCGATCTCATGGAAATGGATAATGctcgaatgaatgaaaatgtaaCGTTAGAAATTGGAAGAGTTAAA aatcaaTTCCAAGAAAAACTCGCTGAACTCGCTCCATTGCCGGATATCTTGAAACAAACTCAGATGAAGCTTCAAGAAGCTCAACAAATGAGATTAGTAGCCGAACGTAATTGCGAAGATCTTTCACGAGAACTTTTAGGATGTAAAGATAAGATTCAAACGTTGCAAAGTCAATTGGATGTATTGCGTAACGAGCATCAAGCGTTACAA GAGGAAAGAGGACATGGAACAGGACGATTCGATgagttagaaaagaaaaatgctgAATTAAGACACGATAATGAACGTATGAGAAATACACTTGCTCGATTCGAAGAACACGAGGCACAATTGCAGAAACGCATAGATGAGAAAATGCATGAAATTACTCAATTAACTGCGATGCTCGaacaa GTGAGAGAAGATAGTGCAAGACAGGTAGCACGTACTAAAGAAAGATGCGATACAATTAGGCGGACAATGCAAGGTCAAATAGCTGAAATGGAACGACAACTGGCTCAGTGTAGAGCAACAGCTAGAGCGGCACAGAAGGATAGAGACGAG atTAGGCAAAAGATGCAGAGTCAGATAAATAATCTAAACGAGGCCTTCGAACAAGCTCAAGGCCGTATCAGATCGTTACAAGGACATGTGAATTATCTAAAGACTTCGTACAGTAACATTTTTAAAGGACAAGGAGAAAGTCCGGTCGGTTTACCAGGGGATGGTGCACTTGGTACTGGATACGACTCTTGCGACTGCAATTATTAA
- the LOC127069166 gene encoding ubiquitin-conjugating enzyme E2-22 kDa isoform X2, which translates to MLHDVAKCAIKVELVNDSFTELKGEIAGPPDTPYEGGNFVLEIKVPETYPFNPPKVRFITKIWHPNISSVTGAICLDILKDQWAAAMTLRTVLLSLQALLSAAEPDDPQDAVVAKQYKEQPDMFRQTAKHWTFVYAGGPAKMPELDEKIRRLTDMGIEEHNARVALSSYNWDLERATEQLFS; encoded by the exons ATGCTTCACGAT GTTGCAAAGTGTGCTATTAAAGTCGAGTTGGTAAATGATAGCTTCACTGAATTAAAAGGTGAAATAGCTGGGCCACCAGATACACCTTATGAGGGAGGTAATTTTGTACTTGAAATCAAAGTACCTGAGACGTATCCCTTCAATCCTCCTAAA gttcgttttataacaaaaatatggCATCCCAACATATCTTCGGTCACTGGTGCTATTTGTCTGGACATATTAAAAGATCAATg GGCAGCCGCAATGACTTTACGAACAGTATTGCTGTCATTACAAGCCTTGTTATCTGCAGCAGAACCGGATGATCCTCAGGATGCAGTAGTAGCTAAACAATATAAAGAGCAGCCTGACATGTTTCGTCAAACTGCTAAACATTGGACATTTGTATATGCGGGtg GACCCGCAAAGATGCCTGAGCtagatgaaaaaataagaagattaaCAGATATGGGGATTGAAGAACATAATGCAAGAGTTGCTCTTTCCTCATATAATTGGGATTTGGAACGTGCCACTGAGCAGCTCTTCAGTTAG